TTTATTAagaagaataaaatataattatttttttcctctaataattgttttttaaattcaATATGCAAacttaaataaaataacatttCTATTAAATCTTTTAACGTTTTTTCACAACTCATATACgaatgaatatatttatgatctttttttttcttatctACAAGTTCACAATGTTTCTTATTCTTTTCATCTTTCTTTTGgtttataatatcttttttcATTGTATCATTTTCATCACATTTTTTCACACAGCATGTGTACGAATTTAAATTAGAATAATTCAAATGGCTTGTCTGTTCCTCATTTTCTTCtcttttatcattattcGTGTTATTTTTTCCGTCCGCATCATTATCATATGTTAATAAGAATTGctttaatatttctttcGCATAAAAGAACAAATCTACATTATCTTGAATTTGTTGTTTAAAGTCTATGTTGTGCatgtataatttaaatgtaCCTAGTAAAAGTTTCAAAAAGCATTGATCATAATTTAAAgatttcattatatttatatacatatcaATATAATTAGTAAACATAAAACGTATTTCTGATATATTcaataaaagtaataagACATCGatatatatggataatTCTTCTTTAGTTTTTCTTCCTATACAGTTCGTAATAAAATGTAAGatttttacaatatattCTGTTTTTCctattaaataatttaatataatatttttatctacTAAAAAAAGACATTTAATACATACAAACCATTCtatcaaaatattttcattatgatgaaaataattatctATACAATCATAAATTACATCATTCATTTCTATGTCTTTTTCCTTAGGTCTTTGTGGGTCATGTAATAAagtaaaaattaaaattaagGTATATTCTATACTACTAGAAAAGTGTTCATACATACCAATAacattttgtataatttttttgatttcGGAATTGATACACAATGGATATTTATGAGAGTCCGAAAAGTGAAATTCAATAAATTCGttcttataaaaataattattattattattattttgtatattattttgtatattattttgtatatttaaataattttcttttttaagcatttctaataaatcatttttttttttcctattATCCTTACAATTTTGTGTtaaaaattgtttttttttacataagAATGTAAGAGCATTAATACCAGAGTTATTAATATTAGAATTGTCGCTATTTAAATAATAggaattaataatatttaaaatataatcattatttataacatagacatatttcataatatttatgatataGCTTAAAATGTCTACATGTTCTTTATATAAGGTTTCATCTTTTGAAAACTTTAAattttctaatatattgatttgtttttttatataattatatatccaatcttttgtaaaatattcattaaatgataaaatcattttaatataatctatatcataataatattgaagctttgaattatttaatttgttaatacatatattacGATTTTTATTATAGTTCTCATCTTTGGAATTttcaataataatatgttcaTTATCTAATTTggataatattttataaataacataaatggctgttttttctaataataaacaattaatattatgactatataaaatattattattattattattattattgcAATCGTCATAGTTTAATATGtgatcattttttttaataaaatcaaaaagaaataaaaaaatattttccttaAGTAGTATATAAAACTTTTGATTATAAATAGAATGTAAcaatttaatttttttattattttcttcaatgtcatttatattatttgtattttcatcaagaagatattttttaatgttgcttatatttttatatggatcatttttattttgatctataattttcataatatcACGTAACTTTTCATTAATTCGATTAATTtcacttttattattattgtctttatttttattgttttgattttttaaaagtaCTATTTTACACCTATCAAAATAATGTATACTCTTTTGATAATCTTTTAATTTCTCATAACACAACCCAAGCGTGTGGTAACTTTtataatgattattattcatttcattaatatataaacaatattCAATAGATTTTTCAAAATCTTCtaagaaataataacataatgatatattatggcatatttttataaataaattttgaatttcatatatataagaaaaatcacatttcttattattttcatcaatcatattattattatcatctgataatttatttatattattactctcatcattttttgaaaattcTTTCACCATTTCCTTAATTTTTAAACTATCACCTGAACCTCCACAAAACTCACAAACAGcattatcatatatacataaagcctccttatattttttatttcgatataattcattcccatcattttttaatttttctattttcccaattttttctttactaagaatattcataataaattCCTGCATGTTGAAGGACAACAAACAAACacacacaaaaaaaaaaaaaataaataaaaataaaaaaaggaacGTAGACAAAGGTAAacaaagaaataaaaaaatggaaatatatcaaaaggttataataattataaatattatataactatcaaaatatgtaataaaacgaatcaatacatataatatatatatatataaataatatttatatatacatatatatatatatatatatatatatatatatatatatatatatattttatataatagtgtaatatattacaaaaaaaaagaaaaaaaaatatattaaaattacataaagtttatttaataattataaatatatatatatatatataataaatatataataaatgaataatatatatgtgttcaatatatatatataataatattgtaaccatacataaaattgaagtataatattaatttgtgcattaaaatttttatttccaaaaaaaaaaaaaaaaaaaaaaaaaaaaaaaaaaaaaaaaaaaaaaaaaaaaaaaaaaaaaaaaaaattNNNNNNNNNNNNNNNNNNNNNNNNNNNNNNNNNNNNNNNNNNNNNNNNNNNNNNNNNNNNNNNNNNNNNNNNNNNNNNNNNNNNNNNNNNNNNNNNNNNNNNNNNNNNNNNNNNNNNNNNNNNNNNNNNNNNNNNNNNNNNNNNNNNNNNNNNNNNNNNNNNNNNNNNNNNNNNNNNNNNNNNNNNNNNNNNNNNNNNNNNNNNNNNNNNNNNNNNNNNNNNNNNNNNNNNNNNNNNNNNNNNNNNNNNNNNNNNNNNNNNNNNNNNNNNNNNNNNNNNNNNNNNNNNNNNNNNNNNNNNNNNNNNNNNNNNNNNNNNNNNNNNNNNNNNNNNNNNNNNNNNNNNNNNNNNNNNNNNNNNNNNNNNNNNNNNNNNNNNNNNNNNNNNNNNNNNNNNNNNNaatatatatataaaaaaaatttttaaccaaaaaaaaaattgaaaaataatattaatttttgaattaaaatttttttttcaaaaaaaaaaaaaaaaaaaaaaaaaaaaaaaaaaagtaataatatatacatatatatatatatatatatttttatgttttaaaaaaatatataacaacaTCTTTTGAATAACagaaattaaatataaaaaaatatttatttttttcatctgctagatttattaataataaaattattatatatatatatatatataatatatataataattatttatatataccatTTTAAATAccttaataataatataatatatgtatatatatatttaatatatatacttttttcttcatgtagtaaaacaaaattattcTGTTTgttttgatttttttataacataaaaGAGCATTAGTTGAAAAcatatttctattttattattacttttttttttaacaatattattagaatttaaaaaggatgaataaaaatagaagaaatatttaaaaggattgaatatttatatgttaagtaaaaattttcaatattttttatattatggtatatatatgttaaattTTT
This is a stretch of genomic DNA from Plasmodium reichenowi strain SY57 chromosome 14, whole genome shotgun sequence. It encodes these proteins:
- a CDS encoding tetratricopeptide repeat family protein, putative — encoded protein: MQEFIMNILSKEKIGKIEKLKNDGNELYRNKKYKEALCIYDNAVCEFCGGSGDSLKIKEMVKEFSKNDESNNINKLSDDNNNMIDENNKKCDFSYIYEIQNLFIKICHNISLCYYFLEDFEKSIEYCLYINEMNNNHYKSYHTLGLCYEKLKDYQKSIHYFDRCKIVLLKNQNNKNKDNNNKSEINRINEKLRDIMKIIDQNKNDPYKNISNIKKYLLDENTNNINDIEENNKKIKLLHSIYNQKFYILLKENIFLFLFDFIKKNDHILNYDDCNNNNNNNNILYSHNINCLLLEKTAIYVIYKILSKLDNEHIIIENSKDENYNKNRNICINKLNNSKLQYYYDIDYIKMILSFNEYFTKDWIYNYIKKQINILENLKFSKDETLYKEHVDILSYIINIMKYVYVINNDYILNIINSYYLNSDNSNINNSGINALTFLCKKKQFLTQNCKDNRKKKNDLLEMLKKENYLNIQNNIQNNIQNNNNNNYFYKNEFIEFHFSDSHKYPLCINSEIKKIIQNVIGMYEHFSSSIEYTLILIFTLLHDPQRPKEKDIEMNDVIYDCIDNYFHHNENILIEWFVCIKCLFLVDKNIILNYLIGKTEYIVKILHFITNCIGRKTKEELSIYIDVLLLLLNISEIRFMFTNYIDMYINIMKSLNYDQCFLKLLLGTFKLYMHNIDFKQQIQDNVDLFFYAKEILKQFLLTYDNDADGKNNTNNDKREENEEQTSHLNYSNLNSYTCCVKKCDENDTMKKDIINQKKDEKNKKHCELVDKKKKDHKYIHSYMSCEKTLKDLIEMLFYLSLHIEFKKQLLEEKNNYILFFLIKVGHDINKKKLDNTYKYIYCNTINNLILTKNDEKIKRREINKTNLSNFDNEQIEALEQFYDKLPKEARPKTDPLYDYGDEETSNKLIDLLLYNEKYQMNHINDKNKKKNNNNNNNNNNNNTKNNSNLSPLSSKCSYTNGTIINIIYNFINSNFFTTNIAESVCEIISKFVKNTNNIGIVLVNNGLKTLLLASKHITNKKNCALALSEIFIYTNPKLIHFYEAYDSLPLLIEQLKSDEELLIFKTLMAITNILTIDENVAIKAMQLNLWYKCFDILSTENEYIKSASLECICNLCSQSHVHQYIYDKYQTIMKSKNESDKDILFVDIQIIYSFTMEYQNYKCVFAATGALGMLSSDLRLPYYLVRTKGIDHIFSSFNNTTDQNILLRILTFFNNIMTCDDIPDDILKKIKTYVEQKKDLNEENTQMANFILQ